AAACACCGGCGTATAACCCAGCTTGTCACACACCGCTTCTGCCAGTTCCACATCGATTCCGGCAGGATTACCGTCATCATCGAGATAATTGTACGGCTCATAATTATCACTTCCTATAATAAGCTGTGGAAGTTCCTCTCTCTCTTTCCCGGAATCCGGTTTCTGACCGCATGCCATTCCAAGCATCGTAACACATACAAATATCACCGCAATGTACTTTTTCAAATTATCATTCCTTTTTATACTGTTCTTCTTTGTCTGATCTGCCATTTTTATTTTAGTAGTTTATAAAATGTGTGTCAATTACAAGTGTATAAATTTAACGGTTTGACGACTTTATCCTGCTTTTTTTGACAAAAAATGCGGATAATGAATTTTCACTATCCGCCAGAGCTCATATGTATTCTTTTATTTTACAGTTCATCCGCTACCGCATGAATGCTCCGCTAGTTACATTGCCATCATTTTTTTAATTTACCGGAATCGTAATCTTCTGTTTCTGTTCTTCCTTCCCTTCCATCCAGACTGTCACAGAAACCGCTCCCTTTTTGTCGCCTGCACGGACTGCTGCAAGCGCATACCCGTCATAGGTTTCCCAGCATGACGCATCATAGCTTTCGATGGACTGCGGATCGGCATTTCCAAATGCAGCAAGGATTCCTTCCCCTTCTATTTCTATATGGATGCGTCTCTTTTCATACAGATTTGCAGTTCCTTTTGCATCGCAAAGATTCATGGTAAGGAAACAAAGATCCTCTCCATTTGCCTGCAGTTCTTTTTTATCTGCTTCTACATGAATCTGTACATCCTCATCTGCTGTATCAAGCTGGCATCTGCCGGTTTCCATGCCATTTTGATAGCTGGCTGCCTCCAATATGCCAGGCTCATAATTAAGTTCAAACGTTGCCGTAAATCCATGTTCTGCCCCGGCAGGTTTTCGTCCGAGTGACCGCCCATTTAAGAAAAGTTCTACCTCCGGTGCATTCGAATACACATCCACAACCGCAGGTTTCCCCTCATATCCACGCCACGTCCAGCTTGCAATATTATCTTTGAACATCCACGGTGTCTTTGAACATTTTTTCCCATATTTATCAACGCGTTCCACCGCAATATAAGGCTCTGTCCGCAGACCATATACGATCTCCCGGAAAAAACTGACCGGTCTGCGATAACCTGCAAGATCGATATCACCGATATAGGCTGTTCTGTCCGGGTAGTGACTTCCAAAATTGCTCTTTCCATCATAATAAAAGATTCCGCATCCTGCCTCTCCCAGATAGTCGTAACCAGTCCAGGTAAAATCACCCAGCACGCGGTTAGAAGAATTGACCACTTTCCATAACCTTGCAATATCCGCCGGGAATGTCTCTGTCCCAAGCACGCATTTATTTGGATGAAGTTCTCCCTCTAACAAATGTCTGCCTGTCAGATAATTTAAACCGATGATATCCATGGACTCGCTGCTCTCCTCTAACACTTCCGTGATGATCGGATGCGCTGCAAATGCGTCTCCCGCTTCGCCTTCCATCAGCTTCATAAAACTGTTGATTGCATTACTTCCGGAGTTATCATTTGTCCCGACTTTTTCGGCATCTTTGCGGATCAGCGGTGCAAGTTCCTGCATGATCGGATATACTTTTGCCCCTGCTGCATTTAAGGCATTCATGCCGTTTGTGGTAAATCTTGTCGAATCCAGTTCTTTAAAAGCGTTACAGAGCATGCGGTTGAGCTCAGCTCCCCGCTCCGTGCCGATTTCCTGAATCTCATTTCCAACCGAATACAAAATAACACAGGCATGGTTATAATCTTTCTCCACCATATTTTTTATCATATTCTGGTATTCATCCAGAAATGAAAAAGCAAAATCGTGGTTATTTTTATGTACCGTCCACATATCTGTCAGTTCATCCATCACAAGCAGTCCCACCTTATCACAGGCATCTAAAAATGCCTTGCCTGCCGGATGATGTGCACTTCTGATACTGTTAAACCCGGCTTCTTTGATCAGCCTGCATTTTCGGAGTTCAGCATCTTCATATGCTGCTGCACCAAGGATTCCGTGGTCATGATGTACACAGGTTCCGCGCAGCTTCACCGGCTCAC
The Roseburia rectibacter DNA segment above includes these coding regions:
- a CDS encoding glycoside hydrolase family 2 protein, whose amino-acid sequence is MIKADFNAKWQFVKGYVPSLKVLQIYGKKAQEVTLPHDAMIHETRDENTKNGGATGFYPGGMYTYFKTFSVPEDWEEKTVLLEFEGVYETAMVYINGALAKTNRNGYTNFYVDIARYLNFGEENEIKVVADNSAEENSRWYSGSGIYRGVSLYVGEPVQIPLNGVRITTEEADKDVAVVEISTKVLNRSRKKEKLTIIAKLEDEKHRVYEDRVHLTGFAESENTVHQQIAIEHPMLWNCDTPHLYQCTVQIYAGDKLLDEQTISYGIRKITLDALRGLRINGEPVKLRGTCVHHDHGILGAAAYEDAELRKCRLIKEAGFNSIRSAHHPAGKAFLDACDKVGLLVMDELTDMWTVHKNNHDFAFSFLDEYQNMIKNMVEKDYNHACVILYSVGNEIQEIGTERGAELNRMLCNAFKELDSTRFTTNGMNALNAAGAKVYPIMQELAPLIRKDAEKVGTNDNSGSNAINSFMKLMEGEAGDAFAAHPIITEVLEESSESMDIIGLNYLTGRHLLEGELHPNKCVLGTETFPADIARLWKVVNSSNRVLGDFTWTGYDYLGEAGCGIFYYDGKSNFGSHYPDRTAYIGDIDLAGYRRPVSFFREIVYGLRTEPYIAVERVDKYGKKCSKTPWMFKDNIASWTWRGYEGKPAVVDVYSNAPEVELFLNGRSLGRKPAGAEHGFTATFELNYEPGILEAASYQNGMETGRCQLDTADEDVQIHVEADKKELQANGEDLCFLTMNLCDAKGTANLYEKRRIHIEIEGEGILAAFGNADPQSIESYDASCWETYDGYALAAVRAGDKKGAVSVTVWMEGKEEQKQKITIPVN